The genome window ATTACTTGACTTTCCAGAAATATCTGATAGTTTTACCATTGATTATCTGAATAAAATTGTAAAAAGCATAACTCTAGAATCCCTGATTTATGACATAGTGGGGTTTTCAGTTGGGATGGTCGTTTACGGAATTTTCATTTTTCATTTCTACAGATTCATTGCAAGAAGAGACATGTTCTCATTTAACATTGAAAGGCGTCTAGGAGGTGGAAAATTCAAAGCAACTGGGGAAAAAATTTCTGCATCTCCAAGAATAGTGGCATATATGGCCACCAATCTGTTAATTTTTCCAATTGTGATTTTTGTGTGGTTTTTGGTATATTCCACATTCCTGTTCTTTCTTGCACAAGACATGTCAGTAAAGGCAGTCTTTCTTGTTTCTAGCTCTATTGTCATATCTGTTAGAATTGCGGCATATTACAACGAGGAACTTTCCAAGGATCTTGCAAAATTGCTCCCCCTAGTATTGCTCGGCATATTCATACTGAGTCCGACGTTTTTTTCAATTGACGAAGTCAAGGTACGTCTAGCAGAGATGCCGAATTTTGTAATTCAGATAGCGGTATTTCTTGTAGTAGCAGTTGCAGTTGAAATTGTCCTCAGCAGCACATATTTGGTTAAACTAAAGTTTTTTGGGCATAAAGAGAAAAAAGATAAATCTTCAAATTCCGAGCAACCAATCTAGAGTTTTTTGCGACAGTCATCGGCCCCTGACAGTCTGAAAGGTCAAATGGCAACTGGCCAATTCCTAAATTCTATCCAAAAAAGATCAAATCATACAGATCTATCAACACCCCAACAAAATGGCGCGCGGATAATAGTCAAGGTTGTTTATTTTTCACTTTTCACTTGGCGAGATGAAAAATTAATCTATCAATGGCAATAAAACACACGTATGAAGGTAATCAATATTACAAGAGCAAGAGATAGGAATTGTGATACTATTAGTTGAATCGAGAAATAATACTAACAATTGTAGTCGTAGTTTCTGCTACTGTGTTAATTGGTGGGGCATTATGGATTTACACAAACAATGAGATTAAAAGGCTGGATGACGAAATAACGAAAACAAAACTAAATCAAATTATGCTACTGTCATCACGCTTTGCATTAAGAATGCAATATGCTAGTGGAATAATAGAAACGATTGGTCAAACGTCACCGATGACAGACCCTCCATCATATTCGAATTTAATCTCTGATCAGATAAAAGGCATACCTGTAGATGCGGACTATGAGAAAAGAAATCTTGCAAAAAAAGCACTTGATAAAAAATTTGAGTTCGATTATGTTTTCTATGCCATGCCAAACGGCGACATTTATTTCTTAGAACCATTTCAATCACAGATTAAACTCTCGCAATTGAATTTTGCTTTTAGGGATTGGTATGAAGGCGCAGTTAGCACAGAGTCAACATACGTAAGTGAAGTCTATGTCTCTGCTAACGAAAAACACAACGTCATAGCCATAGCAGTTCCAATATACAATAATTCCAATCATGCTTTGAATGGGATTTTTGTTGGGGCTCTTAATCTTAGTACGCTCCAAAAATCACTGGCCCAGATAAATTTGGGACAAAACGAGTATTTGCTCATCGTAGATCACAATAACAACATAGTAGCTGACTCTAGAAAATCAGAATCCGATACGGAGATTAGAAAGTTTACTGTTGATTTGGGTAAACAATCCAGCGGCAATGACAGCAACACCATTACAAAGACAATCGATGGAAAGGACATGTTCATTGCCTCCAGAATGATGTCTGTAGGAACGCATGAGTGGTCAATTCTGTCAATTCAGCCACATAGCGACGCATTCAACCCATCTATTGCCATGAGAAATGAGACGATCGGGATCATGACAACAATAATCACAATCACAAGCGCTGCGGGATTTTTTATGCTCAGAAAAATAAATACAAACTTGAAGCTTTCAAATCGACTAAAGCAGACCAATTCTGAATTAGAGATAAAAACAGAGCAAATCAAACAAATCGATATCAAAAAAGAAGAGTTTTCAGCCATGATAACTCATGAGCTCAAGACCCCCCTAGTTCCAATCATAGGATATTGTAAGATGCTAAAGAACAAGATGTTGGGAGAATTAAACAGTGAGCAGATGGAATCAATTGAAATTATCGATAAAAACGCAAAACGGTTAGAATCTTTGATTAGTGACATTTTGGATGCAAGAAAGTTGGATTTGAACAAGATGAAGTTTGAAATTGAGGATGTATCAATTGATGAACTTTTTGAGAACATATACACAAGTTATAAGATATTGCAAGAAAAAGGCAAAGAGCTTACCGCGGATCTTCCCATAAAAGGATTAATGATAAGGACGGACAAAACACGTCTGCGTCAGATTTTTGACATCCTGATCTCAAACGCAATAAAATTTACACCAGACCAAAATGGCAAGATCATTATTGGGGCATACAAAGAAAACGACAAAGTGAGATTTTATGTGAAAGATAATGGAATTGGGATTCCACCAGACAAACAGCCAGAATTATTCAAAAAGTTCTATCAAGTAGACACCTCAGAGAGACGAAAATCTGGAGGTACTGGCCTTGGTCTTGCCATATCTAAAGGAATAATTGAAAAACTAAATGGCAGAATTTGGGTTGAAAGCGATGGAAGGACAGGTTCAACTTTTTATTTTGAGTTGACACAGTAAACGTGTTGTGAGAAAATCACAACATAATGTTTTTAATTTCCAAAATCGGCAATTTTATGTGGACTTGCTCTTGATTGACGACAATCAGGATATAACGACGATGTTTTCTAAGTACTTTAAATTAAAAGGCCACAACGTTTTTGTCTCAAACAGTGGCCAAAATGGCCTCCAAATTATAGAGAATGAAAAATTTGATGCAATATTGCTTGATCTGGCAATGCCAGACTTTTCCGGAAAAGACATTGTCACTCATTTGTACAATAACAACAAAATCAATTCCCATACAATTGTAGCACTTACCGCATCATCAATATCTGATGATGACAAAATAGAGCTAAAAAGTAAGGGAGTGCATTCAGTGCTCCGAAAACCGATCGATCCTGACGAACTATTGAGATATCTAGAGAGAATCAAATCTTAGACGCACATGGGGCGAGAAGAACATCTAGTTCGCGAGTTACAACAACTCGCACTAATTCAAAAAAAACTGGATCATTTACTAAACAGCAAGATAGATAGCGAACAAATTCCAACAATAATTGAGCACCTTGGTTCAACCCAAAATTCTGCAACAAAAATAATCGATGATATTTCTTCAAATAAGATCAAAATAACTAAAGAACTTCTAACTACGATCAGTCATGAGCTAAGAACGCCACTTGTGCCAATACGAACCTATGCTGAAATGTTACTGCAGGGAAAGTTTGGCACTTTGAATCCAGAACAAGCAAAAAGAGTCGAAATACTCAATCTAAGCTCACAGCAACTACAGAAAAAAGTGGAATCATTACTTGATAAAAAAATACTTGTCAGCGACACAGATCATTTAGCACATGATCACAAAATAAGGGAGCTTGAACAAGAAAAGCAGATACTAAAAAAAATCAATGAGTTATTAGACAAAAAAATCGTCGACGAGTCTGCAGAAATTAAAGAGCTTAAAAAAGATCTTAGTAAATCTGAACACCAAACAAAGGAATTTGAGCAGGAGAAGATAATCTTAGATAAAACCGTGCGTGTGGAAGAGCAAAAAAACATCCTTCTTGCCAAAAAAAACATCATAATAATAGCTATAGCCGCGCTAGTAATCGGTGCTGGATTCACTGCCTACTCCGTATATGTGGTAAATGTAGTAGGAGAGCAATACAAAGTGACAGACATTGGCAACATACAATCAGGTTACGTAATTCAAAACCTTCGAGGGGACACAATTGACACGTTTCTTTCTTGGAGGCTAGTCTCAGGTGCCACACTACATGTAGGGATAACGAATGGTGAGAAATATCCAGAAAAAATTCCCCTGATCAAAGAGATTGTGCTTTCTGATGAATCAATAGAAATTGATGATTCGTTACTTCACAAAGGCCTAAAGGGCTCCGTATCAACATATTATGTCGGGTGGAGTGGAGCACTAAAACAGGCATCAGAAAAGAAGACACTGTATTACATTCCAACAAACCTACAAGTCGTTGAATCATCCAACGGCGAAGGAGACATCAACATAGTTCTGAGCAACCTAAAAAGCGGGGACGGGTATACTGGCCACACCACATCAATTGCCGATGACTCAAAAAATCAGATTTTAAAATCCACCATTACAATATATGATGTTGATAATCTCAGCGATGATCAATTCAAGACAATTCTAAGGCACGAGCTTGGTCATGCTCTAGGACTTGCTCATTCGACTGCACCTGAAGACCTGATGCACCCAGTAATCAGAACTAAATACCCGTACATTTCTGATTGTGCTATTGACACCATAGTGGAATTGTATGACGGTGGGAAAAACAGCCAAGTTACATGCGGAAAGTGATTGAGCCAGAAGATGGATCTTACTCTCTAATTATCATCCCCAATAAAATGGCGCGGGGGATGGGATTTGAACCCACGGGTCCTTGCGGACATGGGATTAGCAATCCCACGCCCTACCAGGCTAGGCGACCCCCGCTCAAGGGTGCTAAGTTCTGGTCTGTAAATAAATTCACTCTTATTCGGATCGAGCGTAGTTTTTCACAATGTTCTCAAGCGGCATTCTTTTTCCGCCGACAATTTTGAGGTCCACTTGGATTTTCTTGTTTTTTATCGTGATGATATTGTAGGTGTTCTCAAAGAGACCTCTGACCCGCTCTGATGCCGTGGTCCCGGCGTTTACAATTGACAGGTCCTTAAAGTTCCAAATCCACGGCCTGTGCTTGTGGCCGCACAACACAAGGTTCACCTTGGTCGCAAGTATTGTCCTCAGCACATCTCCTGCATCAATTACCTCAACCCGTGCAGAGCCGGTGTCAGGAATTCCAACCAGGTGATGGTGCATTGCCAAAATCTTGATCTTGTTCTCGTACTTTTTCATGGTTCTCTCCAGCCACAGGTTTTGCCTGTACCCGACCTCGCCCTCATCCCTGTCAGGCCTTGCAGTCCCAAGCGTCACCACTACAACATCATTATCCAACTCGTTTACAGTCTCAAATGGAAAGTATTTTTTGAACAGCAGGTACCCGGTGTTTCTGTAATCGTGGTTTCCGCTGATGGTGATCACCTTTTTTGTGTTAAACCTGGAGATTAGTTCCTTGCATTTTTCGTATTCCTTTGAGAGGCCCTCGTTTGTCAGATCACCTGTTATCAGTATGGCATCTGGCTTGAGCGCATTTACCTCGTCTACCACCTTGTCAAAAACAGATTCCTGAAACTGCGAGCCCACGTGAATGTCAGACAGCTGTACTATAATCACAAGTATGATGCACAGATCACGGTAAATTAGTTTTGTGAAAAGGATGATTTTAAGAGTTAAATAATGATTCCCAGCTCAAATCACTAAATTGGGTAAAAAAGCAACAGTCATCAGGGGGGACGGAATCGGTCCCGAAGTTGTTGACTCGATGATCAGAGTTTTAAAAGAATGCAACATCCAGTCCGAATTAATTTTGGCAGACGCAGGATCTGAGCAGTGGCAGAAAAACGGCGAGAAAGACCCGACATACATTCCAGAATCCACGATGAAACTTTTGGAAGGCACTGACGCGTGCTTCAAGGGCCCGACTACAACAATACCAAAGCCAGGCGCGCCAAGGAGCGTTGCA of Candidatus Nitrosotenuis sp. DW1 contains these proteins:
- a CDS encoding sensor histidine kinase; this encodes MNREIILTIVVVVSATVLIGGALWIYTNNEIKRLDDEITKTKLNQIMLLSSRFALRMQYASGIIETIGQTSPMTDPPSYSNLISDQIKGIPVDADYEKRNLAKKALDKKFEFDYVFYAMPNGDIYFLEPFQSQIKLSQLNFAFRDWYEGAVSTESTYVSEVYVSANEKHNVIAIAVPIYNNSNHALNGIFVGALNLSTLQKSLAQINLGQNEYLLIVDHNNNIVADSRKSESDTEIRKFTVDLGKQSSGNDSNTITKTIDGKDMFIASRMMSVGTHEWSILSIQPHSDAFNPSIAMRNETIGIMTTIITITSAAGFFMLRKINTNLKLSNRLKQTNSELEIKTEQIKQIDIKKEEFSAMITHELKTPLVPIIGYCKMLKNKMLGELNSEQMESIEIIDKNAKRLESLISDILDARKLDLNKMKFEIEDVSIDELFENIYTSYKILQEKGKELTADLPIKGLMIRTDKTRLRQIFDILISNAIKFTPDQNGKIIIGAYKENDKVRFYVKDNGIGIPPDKQPELFKKFYQVDTSERRKSGGTGLGLAISKGIIEKLNGRIWVESDGRTGSTFYFELTQ
- a CDS encoding histidine kinase dimerization/phospho-acceptor domain-containing protein: MGREEHLVRELQQLALIQKKLDHLLNSKIDSEQIPTIIEHLGSTQNSATKIIDDISSNKIKITKELLTTISHELRTPLVPIRTYAEMLLQGKFGTLNPEQAKRVEILNLSSQQLQKKVESLLDKKILVSDTDHLAHDHKIRELEQEKQILKKINELLDKKIVDESAEIKELKKDLSKSEHQTKEFEQEKIILDKTVRVEEQKNILLAKKNIIIIAIAALVIGAGFTAYSVYVVNVVGEQYKVTDIGNIQSGYVIQNLRGDTIDTFLSWRLVSGATLHVGITNGEKYPEKIPLIKEIVLSDESIEIDDSLLHKGLKGSVSTYYVGWSGALKQASEKKTLYYIPTNLQVVESSNGEGDINIVLSNLKSGDGYTGHTTSIADDSKNQILKSTITIYDVDNLSDDQFKTILRHELGHALGLAHSTAPEDLMHPVIRTKYPYISDCAIDTIVELYDGGKNSQVTCGK
- a CDS encoding response regulator, translated to MDLLLIDDNQDITTMFSKYFKLKGHNVFVSNSGQNGLQIIENEKFDAILLDLAMPDFSGKDIVTHLYNNNKINSHTIVALTASSISDDDKIELKSKGVHSVLRKPIDPDELLRYLERIKS
- a CDS encoding metallophosphoesterase family protein → MIIVQLSDIHVGSQFQESVFDKVVDEVNALKPDAILITGDLTNEGLSKEYEKCKELISRFNTKKVITISGNHDYRNTGYLLFKKYFPFETVNELDNDVVVVTLGTARPDRDEGEVGYRQNLWLERTMKKYENKIKILAMHHHLVGIPDTGSARVEVIDAGDVLRTILATKVNLVLCGHKHRPWIWNFKDLSIVNAGTTASERVRGLFENTYNIITIKNKKIQVDLKIVGGKRMPLENIVKNYARSE